From Topomyia yanbarensis strain Yona2022 chromosome 1, ASM3024719v1, whole genome shotgun sequence, one genomic window encodes:
- the LOC131677486 gene encoding lysM and putative peptidoglycan-binding domain-containing protein 1 isoform X1 — protein sequence MSLDTVNDLRQKYKNWKSYVKFVKLVSDGMEDETIFGEKQSIRDSARALKKYGSISGSGAATSGSGQRSPAMCTEALIRHEIEKTDTLQGIALKYGCSMEQIRRINRLLPTDTIFLRQFLMIPVEKDSPHYPKDPSAIVRSSMLSLRTSSVAGCASSSSTCSTPMDTAGASEASVISPEEESRKNMEEFLCKIDSSIASSRKYIAESQKNSEFMSSQSDDNIFSSGASMNSSGYYSKPRAYSTASSSSSISSYQQYHYHTLSAAGAGPGASSSSHLNHKRQSSTGSTASDTSQLIVMTQGKRVQTSLQKLEKQQDELFEL from the exons TTCGTAAAGCTGGTCTCGGACGGGATGGAGGACGAAACAATCTTCGGCGAGAAACAGTCGATACGGGATTCTGCCCGGGCTTTGAAAAAGTACGGAAGCATTTCCGGCTCCGGTGCTGCTACCAGTGGAAGCGGACAGCGATCGCCTGCCATGTGTACCGAAGcgctcattcgacatgaaatagAGAAAACGGACACGTTGCAGGGGATTGCGCTGAAGTATGGATGCAGT ATGGAACAAATCCGCCGCATTAACCGTCTCCTGCCGACCGATACAATCTTTCTACGACAATTTCTAATGATTCCAGTAGAGAAAGATTCTCCGCACTATCCGAAAGACCCGTCGGCTATCGTGCGGTCTAGTATGCTATCGCTTCGAACGTCCTCAGTCGCTGGATGTGCGTCCAGTTCGTCCACTTGTTCTACGCCAATGGACACCGCGGGTGCTAGTGAAGCCAGCGTTATATCGCCAGAGGAGGAAAGTCGAAAAAATATGGAAGAGTTCCTATGCAAAATTGATTCATCAATCGCATCGTCGCGAAAGTATATAGCAGAATCACAGAAGAATAGCGAGTTTATGTCCAGCCAAAGCGATGACAACATTTTCAGCTCCGGTGCGAGTATGAACAGCAGTGGGTACTATTCGAAACCGCGAGCATACTCGACGGCATCGTCCTCGTCGTCAATATCGTCATATCAGCAGTATCACTATCATACGCTCAGTGCTGCGGGGGCAGGTCCAGGTGCTAGTTCATCATCTCATCTAAATCACAAACGGCAGAGCTCTACTGGGAGCACGGCTTCCGATACGAGTCAGCTAATTGTAATGACCCAGGGAAAACGAGTGCAAACTTCGCTTCAAAAGTTGGAAAAGCAACAGGACGAGCTGTTTGAATTGTAG
- the LOC131677486 gene encoding lysM and putative peptidoglycan-binding domain-containing protein 1 isoform X2, which produces MEDETIFGEKQSIRDSARALKKYGSISGSGAATSGSGQRSPAMCTEALIRHEIEKTDTLQGIALKYGCSMEQIRRINRLLPTDTIFLRQFLMIPVEKDSPHYPKDPSAIVRSSMLSLRTSSVAGCASSSSTCSTPMDTAGASEASVISPEEESRKNMEEFLCKIDSSIASSRKYIAESQKNSEFMSSQSDDNIFSSGASMNSSGYYSKPRAYSTASSSSSISSYQQYHYHTLSAAGAGPGASSSSHLNHKRQSSTGSTASDTSQLIVMTQGKRVQTSLQKLEKQQDELFEL; this is translated from the exons ATGGAGGACGAAACAATCTTCGGCGAGAAACAGTCGATACGGGATTCTGCCCGGGCTTTGAAAAAGTACGGAAGCATTTCCGGCTCCGGTGCTGCTACCAGTGGAAGCGGACAGCGATCGCCTGCCATGTGTACCGAAGcgctcattcgacatgaaatagAGAAAACGGACACGTTGCAGGGGATTGCGCTGAAGTATGGATGCAGT ATGGAACAAATCCGCCGCATTAACCGTCTCCTGCCGACCGATACAATCTTTCTACGACAATTTCTAATGATTCCAGTAGAGAAAGATTCTCCGCACTATCCGAAAGACCCGTCGGCTATCGTGCGGTCTAGTATGCTATCGCTTCGAACGTCCTCAGTCGCTGGATGTGCGTCCAGTTCGTCCACTTGTTCTACGCCAATGGACACCGCGGGTGCTAGTGAAGCCAGCGTTATATCGCCAGAGGAGGAAAGTCGAAAAAATATGGAAGAGTTCCTATGCAAAATTGATTCATCAATCGCATCGTCGCGAAAGTATATAGCAGAATCACAGAAGAATAGCGAGTTTATGTCCAGCCAAAGCGATGACAACATTTTCAGCTCCGGTGCGAGTATGAACAGCAGTGGGTACTATTCGAAACCGCGAGCATACTCGACGGCATCGTCCTCGTCGTCAATATCGTCATATCAGCAGTATCACTATCATACGCTCAGTGCTGCGGGGGCAGGTCCAGGTGCTAGTTCATCATCTCATCTAAATCACAAACGGCAGAGCTCTACTGGGAGCACGGCTTCCGATACGAGTCAGCTAATTGTAATGACCCAGGGAAAACGAGTGCAAACTTCGCTTCAAAAGTTGGAAAAGCAACAGGACGAGCTGTTTGAATTGTAG
- the LOC131677485 gene encoding uncharacterized protein LOC131677485: MAEQTPIGDTTELEQEESNCVACQRPDSADNMVQCDQCDGWRHYTCAGVDASVMNRSWVCGDCTSMQEDAISLKSGSSRASAASALSVCMSQLVERQQLERKRAEIELQRRHLDEQQKLIDKVLEGEENGSHRSGVSARSGTIEAASPTSSKRLSTPLPPGAPLASSVRRSVPAPGTPRSVAPPMVTIPLAVLKPSASQLPQGTKSEDALLELRNRVEQCERRAKPTHEQLSALQAQLELCRNILEGFQSSAEMCERVGQPEASSTVTEQLPKPAASQPRMEKQTGAIPKAGRTLATVPEDERIRSKNGSEADAVGGIDPMNRRWPVREPVSHTSLAAVSQTIAATESNPSYMEPPGKRQALSNYSINANEYTSQYCPTTNMYEISREQSRNFAHPGNSKIPPEVPREQQQVFHARPGVTQILTLPKSQYKNKTDERMRDSPTYPVEFNKFPLPPRLSENVYQDQVIPPRAPGGPTQQQLAARQSLAKELPRFSVDPADWPIFISSYRYTTEACGFSDGENMLRLQRCLSGSALETVRSRLVLPVAVPQVIETLRMRFGRPELLINALLRKVRDIPAPRSDRLEGLIDFGMAVQALCDHIEAANERAHLSNPSLLQELVAKLPADQRMMWAGYKRSFQVVDLKTFGDYMTSVVQDASSVVTFEPESRRNNPLDRPKNKAFVNTHAMEGAVSSIRSINVPTGAAKQFDCAHCSKTGHRVRECIAFKALHVDDRWRRVRALGLCQNCLFSHGRRACRIRSSCDIEGCQFRHHPLLHSLRGPPKAPASNALVAENHTHRLLTSSTLFRIIPVILHGSDVSIDTFAFLDEGSDLTLMEHDLAVSLGLKGSPQPLCLRWTGNTSRMEKGSQRITFEFAGEGQHKRHKIVNARTVQCLNLPSQSFQVEEAATKHAHLRGIPVSSYHNAKPKILIGIDNLRLALPLKVRESDGTGPIAARTRLGWCVYGPRESGDTEAYNFHVSRCDCDEELHDTVKQFFAIEEAGVRPSNIPMSKEEQRALTILETTTRRVENRFETGLLWKEDNVEFPNSYTMAVRRLECLERRMDRDPLLKENLHRQMCEYEAKGYAHRATKAEIDAADPRRVWYLPVGAVINPKKPGKVRVIWDAAAKVDGVSLNSALLKGPDQLSSLPAVLFRFRQYGVAVSSDIQEMFHQIRIREEDKNSQRFLWRACPSEKPTIYLMDVATFGSTCSPASAQFVKNRNAVQHAELFPEASKAIVHDHYVDDYLSSFGSVEEATKVANDVRCIHGQGGFKLHNWRSNSGTVLEQLGEVPDGTEKQLNLIDGSTTERVLGMLWSPSSDELSFSTQMSDEVQTLIRMATRPTKRQILRCVMTLFDPLGLLSPFIIHGKVLIQDLWREGTDWDEQVGDLVYAKWQRWIEMINHIAEIRIPRCYFPNATRRTYLRAEMHVFVDASEVAYSCAIYLRTFNEHGKPQCSLVAAKSKVAPLKPWSIPRLELQACVLGVRWSKFVKENLDVPVSKTVFWTDSRTALSWINADPRNYRQFVSCRVGEILEHTSVSDWRWVPSKSNPADEATKWGSGPYFNHDSKWFQGPHFLNLLEADWTCRKEPVMVTVEEMRVSTLHHSSFEPTIDFDRFSSWDRLQRATAYVLRFLHNVSKKQPRYSGQLQQSELKAAEEVIFKLVQREQYPDEVAALSNKAPNETGQEVIGKNSCIYQMMPKLDEKGLLREQGRIAAVKNVAYNVRHPVILPRRHRVTELLVHRFHRNFRHGNAETVVNEVRQLYAIPRLRLVVKKVGRECPSCKIRRTRPMIPPMAPLPSARLAHHERAFTYTGVDYFGPLLVKLGRSNVKRWVALFTCLTIRAVHLEIAYTLSTESCISCVRRFVGRRGPPAEFFSDNGTNFQGADRVLQHQISQGLSATFTSANTKWNFIPPGAPHMGGAWERLVQSVKAAMKEAYSEGKLDDEGLQTLVVEAESVVNSRPLTYLPLESEETEALTPNHFLLLSSNGMKQMNYEDEGPKQFSESVRCRILGDSWEQIQHQLNVFWGRWLVEYLPVIRRQPKWFSETPSLKPGDLVMVAEPTRRSGWERGRIVCLKQHADGRHRRAVVKIGDKICVRPVSRLALLDVKRSGAPADSGLHPGETVNAETVELATLPGKGNASASKQSSNS, from the coding sequence ATGGCCGAACAGACGCCAATTGGAGATACAACGGAGTTGGAACAAGAGGAATCCAATTGTGTGGCCTGCCAACGTCCGGATAGTGCGGACAATATGGTCCAGTGTGACCAATGCGACGGATGGCGGCACTATACATGCGCCGGGGTGGATGCGAGTGTGATGAACCGGTCATGGGTGTGCGGTGATTGCACCTCCATGCAAGAGGATGCCATTTCATTGAAGAGCGGTTCCAGTCGTGCCAGTGCAGCGTCGGCGCTTTCCGTCTGTATGAGCCAGCTGGTGGAAAGGCAGCAGCTAGAACGAAAACGTGCGGAAATAGAGCTGCAACGCCGCCATCTTGATGAGCAACAAAAACTCATCGACAAAGTGCTGGAAGGAGAAGAAAATGGCAGCCATCGCAGTGGTGTTTCAGCGCGCAGTGGTACCATTGAAGCGGCTTCACCTACTTCAAGTAAGCGTCTTTCTACCCCACTTCCCCCCGGTGCCCCACTAGCATCATCTGTTCGTCGTTCGGTACCGGCGCCGGGTACACCCAGATCGGTAGCGCCACCGATGGTAACCATTCCCCTAGCAGTGTTGAAGCCGTCTGCGTCTCAGTTACCGCAGGGAACGAAATCTGAGGATGCATTGTTGGAACTCAGGAACCGAGTGGAGCAATGCGAAAGGCGAGCAAAACCGACACACGAACAGCTATCAGCACTACAAGCACAGTTGGAACTGTGCCGCAACATACTTGAGGGATTTCAATCCAGTGCGGAAATGTGCGAACGAGTCGGACAACCGGAAGCAAGCAGTACAGTGACGGAGCAGTTACCAAAGCCAGCGGCAAGCCAGCCGCGCATGGAGAAGCAGACCGGCGCCATTCCCAAGGCGGGCCGAACGTTAGCAACTGTCCCGGAGGACGAACGAATTCGGTCTAAAAATGGTTCCGAAGCTGACGCAGTAGGTGGAATCGACCCAATGAATCGTCGCTGGCCTGTGAGGGAACCGGTAAGCCATACTAGTTTGGCAGCGGTAAGTCAAACAATCGCAGCAACGGAAAGCAATCCAAGCTATATGGAACCCCCAGGTAAGCGTCAAGCCTTGAGTAATTATTCAATAAATGCAAACGAATACACTTCTCAATATTGCCCCACGACCAATATGTATGAAATTTCCCGTGAACAGTCGCGAAATTTCGCGCATCCGGGAAATAGTAAAATTCCTCCTGAAGTTCCCCGCGAGCAGCAGCAAGTTTTTCACGCGCGCCCGGGTGTAACACAAATACTAACTCTGCCCAAGAGTCAATATAAGAATAAAACCGATGAACGAATGCGTGATTCCCCCACATACCcggttgaattcaataaatttccccTGCCCCCTCGTCTGTCAGAAAATGTGTATCAAGACCAAGTGATTCCCCCTCGAGCTCCAGGAGGTCCAACGCAGCAGCAGCTAGCAGCACGGCAGTCCCTGGCTAAGGAACTTCCCCGATTCTCTGTAGACCCAGCGGATTGGCCGATCTTTATTTCAAGCTATCGATACACAACAGAAGCCTGCGGCTTTTCGGATGGTGAGAACATGCTTCGCCTGCAACGATGTTTGTCTGGTTCTGCGCTTGAAACAGTACGTAGTCGGCTGGTGTTACCAGTAGCGGTGCCCCAAGTGATCGAGACACTTCGTATGCGATTTGGACGTCCTGAGTTGCTGATCAACGCTCTGCTACGCAAGGTGCGAGACATCCCAGCACCACGGTCCGACAGATTGGAAGGTCTCATCGATTTCGGGATGGCGGTGCAAGCGTTATGCGACCACATCGAAGCGGCGAACGAACGCGCTCATTTATCGAATCCTTCACTACTACAGGAACTCGTTGCGAAGCTTCCCGCAGATCAAAGGATGATGTGGGCAGGATATAAGCGTAGTTTTCAAGTCGTCGATTTAAAAACCTTCGGCGATTACATGACGTCGGTGGTGCAGGACGCGTCGAGCGTAGTAACCTTCGAACCTGAGTCCAGAAGGAACAACCCACTCGATCGTCCGAAGAACAAAGCGTTCGTGAACACTCACGCGATGGAAGGAGCAGTCAGTTCTATACGGTCAATAAATGTGCCAACCGGCGCAGCGAAACAGTTTGACTGCGCACACTGCAGCAAAACTGGTCATCGAGTGCGCGAGTGTATTGCATTTAAAGCGTTGCACGTCGACGACCGCTGGAGAAGAGTCCGAGCTTTAGGTCTTTGTCAGAATTGTCTATTCAGCCATGGACGCAGGGCGTGTCGGATTCGTAGTAGTTGTGACATCGAGGGTTGTCAGTTCCGCCATCATCCACTGCTTCACTCTCTACGTGGGCCTCCAAAGGCTCCAGCATCGAATGCATTAGTGGCGGAGAATCACACCCACCGTCTTCTGACTTCGTCGACGCTGTTTCGGATAATTCCCGTAATCCTACATGGAAGCGACGTCTCGATTGATACCTTTGCATTCTTGGACGAGGGATCAGATCTGACACTAATGGAACATGATCTGGCTGTATCGTTGGGTCTGAAAGGTAGCCCTCAGCCTTTGTGTCTACGCTGGACGGGAAACACTTCCCGCATGGAAAAGGGATCGCAACGCATCACTTTCGAGTTCGCAGGTGAAGGACAGCACAAACGGCACAAGATAGTGAACGCAAGAACGGTTCAATGTCTCAATCTGCCGAGTCAGAGTTTCCAGGTGGAAGAAGCAGCGACAAAACACGCGCACCTTAGGGGGATTCCGGTTAGCAGCTACCATAACGCAAAGCCTAAGATCCTCATAGGAATCGACAACCTACGACTTGCGCTACCACTTAAAGTAAGAGAGAGCGATGGTACCGGTCCGATAGCTGCGAGAACCAGATTGGGCTGGTGTGTCTACGGCCCGCGAGAAAGCGGTGACACCGAAGCTTATAATTTCCACGTAAGCAGATGCGATTGCGACGAAGAACTTCACGATACGGTGAAGCAGTTTTTTGCCATCGAAGAAGCAGGCGTGCGCCCGTCAAACATTCCAATGTCTAAGGAAGAACAACGAGCGCTAACCATCCTGGAAACTACAACCCGACGAGTAGAGAACCGTTTCGAAACGGGTTTGTTGTGGAAAGAAGACAATGTAGAATTCCCGAACAGCTACACGATGGCGGTACGTCGTCTAGAATGTCTCGAACGCAGAATGGATCGCGATCCGCTGCTAAAAGAGAACCTCCATCGACAGATGTGCGAATACGAGGCAAAGGGTTACGCGCACAGGGCTACGAAAGCGGAGATAGATGCAGCGGACCCAAGAAGGGTATGGTACCTCCCGGTGGGAGCGGTAATAAACCCTAAGAAACCAGGAAAGGTCCGAGTTATTTGGGATGCAGCCGCCAAAGTCGATGGAGTCTCACTTAACAGCGCTCTTCTCAAAGGTCCGGATCAACTCTCGTCACTTCCAGCCGTGCTATTCCGTTTTCGACAGTATGGGGTGGCGGTCAGCTCGGAtattcaggaaatgttccaccaaATTCGTATCCGAGAGGAAGATAAGAATTCCCAGCGCTTCTTGTGGCGCGCTTGTCCATCGGAGAAACCTACGATCTACTTGATGGATGTCGCTACCTTCGGGAGCACCTGTTCACCAGCTTCGGCACAATTCGTCAAAAATCGGAACGCAGTACAGCACGCTGAACTGTTTCCTGAGGCATCGAAAGCGATCGTCCACGATCACTACGTTGACGATTACCTGTCGAGTTTCGGATCCGTAGAAGAGGCGACAAAGGTAGCAAACGACGTGCGATGCATTCACGGCCAAGGAGGCTTCAAATTGCACAACTGGCGATCAAATAGCGGCACGGTCCTCGAGCAACTGGGCGAAGTACCAGATGGAACTGAGAAGCAACTGAACCTGATCGACGGGTCGACAACCGAGAGAGTGCTCGGTATGCTTTGGAGCCCATCATCCGATGAACTGAGTTTCTCTACTCAAATGAGCGACGAGGTACAAACACTGATTCGCATGGCAACCCGACCGACGAAGAGGCAGATTCTACGTTGCGTCATGACGTTGTTTGATCCACTGGGGTTACTCTCGCCGTTTATCATCCACGGAAAGGTCTTGATCCAGGACCTGTGGCGCGAAGGCACGGATTGGGACGAACAAGTAGGCGATTTAGTCTATGCGAAGTGGCAGAGGTGGATCGAGATGATCAACCATATCGCAGAGATCCGAATTCCCAGATGTTACTTCCCCAACGCCACGAGAAGGACCTACCTCAGGGCTGAAATGCATGTGTTTGTCGACGCAAGCGAAGTAGCTTATTCGTGCGCTATCTACTTACGCACCTTCAACGAACACGGTAAACCACAGTGCAGCTTAGTAGCGGCAAAATCAAAGGTCGCCCCCCTGAAACCGTGGTCTATTCCCAGGCTGGAACTGCAGGCATGTGTACTGGGCGTACGGTGGTCAAAATTTGTGAAGGAAAACCTCGACGTCCCAGTTTCCAAGACGGTTTTCTGGACCGATTCCAGAACGGCGCTATCCTGGATTAATGCCGACCCTCGAAACTATCGACAGTTCGTGTCCTGTAGAGTAGGTGAGATACTTGAGCATACTTCGGTAAGCGACTGGAGATGGGTGCCTTCCAAATCAAATCCAGCGGACGAAGCAACGAAATGGGGTAGTGGACCGTACTTCAACCACGACAGCAAGTGGTTCCAAGGACCGCATTTCCTGAATCTCCTGGAAGCAGATTGGACCTGTCGCAAAGAACCGGTGATGGTTACCGTGGAAGAAATGCGTGTATCGACACTACATCACAGTTCGTTTGAACCAACGATCGATTTCGACCGATTCTCTTCCTGGGACAGGTTGCAACGTGCGACCGCATACGTTCTCCGTTTTCTGCACAATGTATCGAAGAAACAGCCACGATATAGTGGACAGCTGCAACAGTCGGAGCTGAAGGCTGCTGAAGAAGTCATCTTCAAGTTGGTGCAACGTGAACAATACCCGGACGAAGTTGCAGCGCTGTCAAACAAAGCGCCCAATGAGACCGGTCAAGAAGTCATCGGGAAAAACAGTTGCATCTACCAAATGATGCCGAAGCTGGACGAGAAGGGTTTGCTACGTGAACAGGGTCGAATCGCGGCAGTTAAGAACGTCGCCTACAACGTGCGCCATCCCGTGATTCTACCGAGAAGGCATCGCGTCACGGAACTTCTGGTGCATCGATTCCACCGCAACTTTCGCCATGGCAATGCTGAAACGGTCGTTAACGAAGTTCGACAATTGTACGCTATCCCGAGGCTTCGATTGGTGGTCAAGAAAGTGGGCAGAGAATGCCCGTCCTGCAAAATACGGCGAACCAGACCAATGATTCCTCCAATGGCACCACTGCCATCTGCCCGCTTAGCCCATCACGAGCGAGCTTTCACCTACACAGGGGTGGATTATTTCGGACCATTGCTGGTGAAGTTGGGACGATCCAATGTAAAGCGATGGGTCGCACTGTTCACCTGCCTAACGATTCGTGCCGTACACCTAGAAATCGCCTACACACTATCAACGGAGTCCTGTATTTCGTGCGTCCGCCGATTCGTTGGACGGCGCGGGCCACCTGCCGAGTTTTTCAGCGACAACGGAACGAATTTCCAAGGAGCCGATCGAGTACTGCAGCACCAGATAAGCCAGGGGCTGTCCGCAACGTTTACCAGTGCAAACACGAAGTGGAACTTCATACCACCAGGAGCGCCACACATGGGCGGAGCGTGGGAACGCCTAGTACAGTCCGTTAAAGCTGCAATGAAAGAAGCGTATTCCGAGGGGAAGCTTGACGACGAGGGGTTGCAGACGTTGGTCGTGGAGGCTGAAAGTGTCGTAAACTCAAGGCCTCTGACGTATCTGCCATTGGAGAGCGAGGAGACCGAGGCCCTCACCCCGAACCACTTCCTGTTGTTAAGTTCGAATGGGATGAAGCAAATGAACTACGAAGATGAAGGACCGAAACAGTTCAGCGAATCAGTTCGGTGTCGAATCCTGGGGGATTCCTGGGAGCAGATCCAGCATCAGCTAAATGTATTCTGGGGGCGCTGGTTGGTGGAATATCTGCCGGTGATCCGCCGGCAACCGAAATGGTTCAGCGAGACACCATCATTGAAACCAGGCGACCTGGTGATGGTCGCGGAGCCGACGAGACGGAGTGGCTGGGAGCGAGGGCGAATAGTTTGCCTGAAGCAGCATGCGGACGGCAGACATCGACGAGCGGTCGTGAAGATAGGCGACAAGATCTGTGTTCGACCGGTGTCGCGGTTGGCCTTGCTCGACGTCAAGAGGAGTGGAGCTCCGGCAGACTCCGGACTACACCCGGGGGAGACTGTCAACGCAGAAACCGTCGAGCTAGCAACACTGCCTGGCAAAGGCAACGCGTCAGCGTCAAAGCAAAGCAGCAACAGTTAA